A single region of the Verrucomicrobiia bacterium genome encodes:
- a CDS encoding type II secretion system protein, which yields MKLSSNLRPTPSAGFSLIELLTVISIIAVLAALTVGLTAAAKNARVNSRAQAELRQLEAAIEAYKSDRNAYPPDHVLPAAAGQPRRVDPTLNPLYYELVGTEVVGGRFRVKGTSDSLSPAEIRQAFGRSGFLNVSVNPDEPAQTYLSPKASGVRRVTVAGGGEVELLVTPFDWPLNATEPVPVAGSRANPWRYVSTGPTNNVGGFDLWAEVMVGKEKRVFSNW from the coding sequence ATGAAGCTTTCTTCCAACCTTCGCCCGACACCGTCCGCCGGTTTTTCGCTGATTGAGCTGCTCACGGTCATCTCCATCATCGCGGTCCTGGCGGCGCTGACGGTGGGGCTGACGGCCGCGGCCAAGAATGCACGGGTGAATTCGCGGGCCCAGGCCGAGTTGCGGCAATTGGAGGCGGCGATCGAGGCGTACAAGTCGGATCGCAACGCCTATCCCCCGGACCATGTGCTGCCCGCCGCGGCCGGACAGCCGCGCCGGGTCGATCCCACCCTCAACCCGCTGTACTACGAACTTGTGGGTACCGAGGTGGTGGGGGGCCGGTTCCGGGTGAAGGGAACGAGCGATTCCCTGTCGCCGGCGGAAATCCGGCAGGCGTTCGGGCGCTCGGGGTTCCTCAATGTGTCGGTGAACCCGGACGAACCGGCGCAGACGTACCTGAGTCCGAAGGCATCCGGCGTGCGGCGGGTGACGGTGGCCGGCGGGGGCGAGGTGGAGCTGTTGGTGACCCCGTTCGACTGGCCGTTGAACGCGACGGAACCCGTTCCCGTGGCCGGGAGCCGGGCCAATCCATGGCGTTATGTCTCGACGGGACCGACCAACAATGTGGGCGGTTTCGACCTTTGGGCGGAGGTCATGGTCGGCAAGGAGAAGCGAGTGTTCAGCAACTGGTAG
- a CDS encoding prepilin-type N-terminal cleavage/methylation domain-containing protein: MNAIRHSRPHPDPRPRRRAFTLIELLVVIAIIGILASMLLPAIGGAKKKAQISKARTEISSIVGAVQQYQSVYGRFPASPALRERGVNDNSPDFTYGTRHQGAPANQQPNLAPPRGTEVMPLVDNIGAGLTYQVSNAELMAILMDVPRRPDTDAATVNENHRQNPQKNAFLTAKFNSQNTGPGMGTDLLYRDPWGMPYIVTMDLNYDNLCRDGFYRRNTVSQDPAAAGRGLNGLVQGAGASDAWEIRAPVVAWSFGPDRAASVNVKANQGVNRDNILSWQ, from the coding sequence ATGAACGCGATTCGTCATTCCCGTCCTCATCCGGACCCGCGCCCACGCCGGCGCGCCTTCACGCTGATCGAGCTGCTGGTGGTCATCGCCATCATTGGCATCCTCGCCAGCATGCTTCTGCCGGCGATCGGCGGCGCGAAGAAGAAGGCGCAGATCTCGAAGGCCCGGACGGAGATCAGTTCGATCGTTGGCGCGGTGCAGCAGTATCAATCGGTGTACGGACGGTTCCCGGCCAGCCCGGCCCTGCGCGAGCGGGGGGTGAACGACAATTCGCCGGACTTCACCTACGGCACGCGGCACCAGGGGGCGCCCGCCAACCAGCAGCCCAACCTCGCGCCCCCGCGCGGCACCGAGGTGATGCCGCTGGTGGACAACATCGGGGCCGGGCTTACCTACCAGGTCTCGAACGCGGAACTGATGGCCATCCTGATGGATGTGCCGCGACGTCCCGACACCGATGCGGCGACGGTGAACGAGAACCATCGGCAGAACCCGCAGAAGAACGCCTTTCTCACCGCCAAGTTCAATTCGCAGAACACCGGTCCCGGCATGGGCACCGACCTGCTGTACCGGGATCCGTGGGGGATGCCCTACATCGTCACCATGGATCTCAACTACGACAACCTGTGCCGGGACGGCTTCTACCGGCGCAACACGGTGTCGCAGGATCCGGCGGCAGCGGGGCGCGGCCTCAACGGACTGGTCCAGGGGGCCGGGGCCTCGGATGCCTGGGAAATCCGGGCTCCGGTGGTGGCCTGGTCGTTCGGGCCCGACCGGGCCGCGTCGGTCAATGTCAAGGCCAACCAGGGCGTCAACCGCGACAACATCCTGAGCTGGCAGTAA
- a CDS encoding prepilin-type N-terminal cleavage/methylation domain-containing protein yields MRLALPERGHRSGRGARAFTLAELLVVVVIIGILAAIGLPALRGLGESNAIDAATRQMLDDLAYARLRAINDRTTVYLLFPPPNVEVQAGHLAPYRLTGYTLYSRRSVGEQPGRQSPRQLIPWRTLPDKTFFPITKFVNTPSVTNEYERPWAATNNFTLVITNQVFPAVRMNYLAFNPLGQLVRHDADGRPVSGQDEYVALVKGSVVHPRETDGRYIEPPDLVETPRGNRRYIRINWLTGRASVLGDAVADASGRIQILGQPE; encoded by the coding sequence ATGCGGTTGGCACTTCCAGAGCGAGGACATCGGAGCGGACGTGGGGCGAGGGCCTTCACGCTGGCGGAGTTGCTGGTGGTGGTGGTGATCATCGGGATTCTGGCCGCCATTGGCCTGCCGGCGTTGCGGGGCCTTGGGGAGTCCAATGCCATCGATGCCGCGACGCGGCAGATGCTGGACGATCTGGCGTATGCGCGGCTGCGGGCGATCAACGACCGGACGACCGTCTATCTGCTTTTTCCTCCGCCCAATGTGGAGGTGCAGGCCGGTCATCTGGCTCCTTATCGCCTCACGGGATACACCCTCTATTCGCGGCGTTCGGTGGGGGAACAGCCCGGACGGCAGAGCCCGCGGCAGCTCATTCCCTGGCGGACGCTGCCTGACAAGACCTTCTTCCCGATCACCAAGTTCGTGAACACGCCGTCGGTGACCAACGAGTACGAGCGGCCGTGGGCGGCGACCAACAACTTCACGCTGGTGATCACCAACCAGGTGTTCCCGGCAGTGAGGATGAATTATCTGGCGTTCAATCCCCTGGGCCAGTTGGTCCGGCACGACGCCGACGGCCGTCCGGTGTCGGGGCAGGACGAGTATGTGGCCCTGGTCAAGGGCAGCGTGGTCCATCCGAGGGAGACGGATGGACGGTACATCGAGCCGCCGGACCTGGTGGAGACGCCTCGTGGGAACCGGCGGTATATCCGGATCAACTGGCTGACCGGGCGGGCGTCGGTGCTGGGCGACGCGGTGGCGGATGCGTCGGGCCGGATCCAAATCCTGGGGCAACCGGAATGA
- a CDS encoding type II secretion system protein: MTRAEQAFTLVEIALSLAVVAFALVAILGVLPTGLRVQKDNREETIVNADGAYLLEALRSGQDRLDYLSNSVYLVTINFKNGTRRTIPNDWPAGDPRRLSGHSLLGLLGTPKAVGPAGVSNVVAWIRGVSGPAIDRDPDARDVAFRYQAILETQAFLGHPPATTNLLGTNDLARVHQLQSSLYEIRLTMRWPLFRDNVTAPQNARVGTRRRTFRTVVAGSQFYYPTNLANDERMVFYFQPSLY, from the coding sequence GTGACACGGGCTGAACAGGCCTTCACCCTGGTGGAGATTGCCCTCAGCCTGGCGGTGGTGGCCTTTGCGCTGGTGGCGATCCTGGGCGTCCTGCCGACCGGGCTGCGGGTGCAGAAGGACAACCGGGAGGAAACGATCGTCAACGCCGACGGCGCTTATCTCCTCGAGGCCCTGCGGTCCGGACAGGACCGCCTCGATTACCTCAGCAACTCGGTCTATCTGGTCACCATCAACTTCAAGAACGGCACCCGCCGGACGATTCCCAACGACTGGCCGGCTGGAGATCCGCGCCGGCTGTCCGGCCATTCCCTGCTCGGGCTGCTCGGAACGCCCAAGGCGGTGGGGCCGGCCGGGGTGAGCAATGTGGTGGCTTGGATCCGGGGGGTGAGCGGTCCGGCCATCGACCGCGATCCGGACGCCCGCGACGTGGCCTTCCGTTACCAGGCGATCCTCGAGACGCAGGCGTTCCTGGGGCATCCGCCAGCCACCACCAATCTCCTCGGCACCAACGACCTCGCCCGTGTCCATCAGCTCCAGTCCAGTCTGTATGAGATCCGGCTCACCATGCGCTGGCCGCTTTTTCGCGACAACGTGACCGCTCCCCAGAATGCACGGGTGGGCACGCGGAGGCGGACCTTCCGGACGGTGGTGGCCGGCTCGCAGTTCTACTACCCGACCAACCTGGCCAACGACGAGCGGATGGTCTTCTACTTCCAGCCTTCGCTTTACTGA